One window of the Periophthalmus magnuspinnatus isolate fPerMag1 chromosome 6, fPerMag1.2.pri, whole genome shotgun sequence genome contains the following:
- the caprin1b gene encoding caprin-1b isoform X2 has translation MPSAMNASRSVQNASPEVGSAPGSMGSSAPGQSEVLKQVLGVIDKKVRNMEKKKSKLDDYQVRKDKGEGLNQDQLEALAKYQEIQNNLEFARELQKMFIQLGQDIQKAVKKTARREQLQREEAEQRRLKTILELQFLLDRLGDDTVRQDLKQGVGGSPLLTDADLTALDEFYKLVGPDRDQNVRLVDQYEEASVHLWDLLEGRDKAVVGTTYKALKETLDQVLLSGYFDRVPSHQNGVCEEEEEEEPIAAAAVAELSEAEEQAVDPEAEIIEEFTEPVAVETTEFVNRQFIPDSTYSSSDKEQGDEWTTDSETVSVLQQQPVVQSAAPPVSLETHPLSLAPPALQSDPMVRKQVVQDLMAQMQGTYNFMQDSMLEFDGQPIDPAIVSAQPMKSAQNVDIPQMVCPPVHTESRLTPNTIPVQPEPSQVPIVSPTPPPMYQTSRTPDPHPSAESIEIQNSMSLSSDQPPSSTALPPASQTQVFQPVSKAPHSGGINVNAAPFQSMQTVFNLNAPVPPANETEALNQANQYQNSYNQSFNSQSQHPVEQTEMPADQLQSVGAFQDQSGAHQQQSQQGFGRQGQSFYNSRGMSRGGPRNARGMVNGYRGSSNGFRGGYDGYRPPFANTPNSGYGQTQFNTPRDYSNGNYQRDGYQQNYKRGTGQGSRGVSRGSTQAMRS, from the exons atGCCCTCTGCAATGAACGCAAGCAGGTCAGTGCAGAATGCCAGCCCAGAGGTGGGATCCGCTCCAGGGTCAATGGGCAGCTCTGCACCTGGACAGTCTGAGGTTTTAAAACAAGTGTTAGGAGTCATTGATAAGAAAGTCCGCAACATGGAAAAGAAAAAG AGCAAACTGGATGACTATCAAGTCAGGAAGGACAAGGGAGAgggcctgaaccaggaccagctg GAAGCACTCGCTAAATATCAAGAAATCCAAAATAACCTGGAATTTGCCAGAGAATTGCAGAAGATGTTTATTCAATTGGGACAAGAT ATTCAGAAGGCGGTGAAGAAGACTGCACGGCGGGAGCAGCTACAGCGTGAGGAGGCCGAGCAGAGACGGCTCAAGACCATTCTGGAGCTGCAGTTCCTTTTGGACCGACTCGGTGATGACACTGTTCGGCAGGACCTCAAACAGGGAGTGGGGGGTTCACCACTGCTTACAGACGCAGACCTCACAGCTCTGGATGAGTTTTACAAGTTGGTGGGGCCAGACCGAGACCAAAATGTCAG GTTGGTTGACCAGTATGAGGAAGCATCTGTGCACCTCTGGGACCTGCTGGAAGGACGGGATAAAGCTGTGGTTGGCACAACAT ACAAGGCACTGAAGGAGACTTTAGACCAGGTTCTGCTGAGTGGATACTTTGACAGAGTTCCATCTCATCAAAATGGAGTTtgtgaagaggaagaagaggaagagccCATCGCAGCTGCAGCAGTCGCTGAATTGTCAGAAGCAGAAGAGCAGGCTGTCGATCCAG AAGCTGAAATAATCGAAGAGTTTACGGAGCCAGTCGCAGTTGAAACAACAGAG ttTGTAAACAGACAGTTCATTCCAGACTCCACATACAGCAGCAGTGACAAAGAGCAGGGGGATGAGTGGACCACAGATTCAGAG ACGGTCAGTGTGCTGCAGCAGCAGCCTGTTGTGCAGTCTGCTGCCCCTCCTGTTTCTCTGGAGACCCACCCCCTGAGTTTAGCGCCTCCTGCCCTACAAAGTGACCCCATGGTCCGAAAGCAGGTAGTCCAGGACCTCATGGCACAAATGCAGGGAACATACAACTTCATGCAA GACTCCATGTTGGAGTTTGACGGACAGCCCATTGACCCCGCAATTGTTTCAGCCCAGCCAATGAAATCTGCTCAAAATGTGGACATACCACAAATGGTTTGTCCTCCAG TTCATACAGAGTCTCGATTAACGCCAAATACAATTCCTGTTCAGCCTGAGCCCTCGCAA GTTCCTATTGTTTCTCCTACGCCACCCCCCATGTACCAGACATCACGCACACCAGATCCCCACCCCTCAGCAGAATCGATTGAAATCCAG AACTCCATGTCGTTGTCTTCGGACCAGCCTCCCTCCTCCACAGCACTACCCCCCGCCTCTCAAACACAGGTTTTTCAGCCCGTCTCCAAAGCGCCCCACAGCGGAGGAATTAATGTCAACGCAGCACCATTCCAGTCAATGCAGACA GTGTTTAACCTCAACGCCCCCGTCCCTCCTGCTAACGAGACAGAAGCATTAAACCAGGCCAACCAGTACCAAAACTCCTACAACCAGTCCTTTAATAGCCAGTCCCAGCATCCTGTGGAGCAGACAGAGATGCCGGCCGATCAACTGCAGTCTG TTGGTGCGTTCCAGGACCAATCAGGAGCTCACCAGCAGCAGTCGCAGCAGGGTTTTGGGAGACAGGGTCAGTCTTTCTATAACAGCAGAGGCATGTCCCGCGGAGGTCCACGCAACGCTAGAGGCATGGTCAATGGCTACAGGGGCTCGTCAAATGGCTTCAGAG GTGGCTATGATGGGTATCGTCCTCCTTTCGCCAACACTCCAAACTCTGGCTATGGACAAACCCAGTTCAACACACCACGGGACTACTCAAATGGAAACTACCAGAGG gaTGGGTACCAACAGAACTACAAGCGCGGTACTGGACAGGGATCCAGAGGTGTTTCGAGAGGCAGCACTCAGGCGATGCGCTCCTGA
- the caprin1b gene encoding caprin-1b isoform X1 produces MPSAMNASRSVQNASPEVGSAPGSMGSSAPGQSEVLKQVLGVIDKKVRNMEKKKSKLDDYQVRKDKGEGLNQDQLEALAKYQEIQNNLEFARELQKMFIQLGQDIQKAVKKTARREQLQREEAEQRRLKTILELQFLLDRLGDDTVRQDLKQGVGGSPLLTDADLTALDEFYKLVGPDRDQNVRLVDQYEEASVHLWDLLEGRDKAVVGTTYKALKETLDQVLLSGYFDRVPSHQNGVCEEEEEEEPIAAAAVAELSEAEEQAVDPEAEIIEEFTEPVAVETTEFVNRQFIPDSTYSSSDKEQGDEWTTDSETVSVLQQQPVVQSAAPPVSLETHPLSLAPPALQSDPMVRKQVVQDLMAQMQGTYNFMQDSMLEFDGQPIDPAIVSAQPMKSAQNVDIPQMVCPPVHTESRLTPNTIPVQPEPSQVPIVSPTPPPMYQTSRTPDPHPSAESIEIQNSMSLSSDQPPSSTALPPASQTQVFQPVSKAPHSGGINVNAAPFQSMQTVFNLNAPVPPANETEALNQANQYQNSYNQSFNSQSQHPVEQTEMPADQLQSVVGAFQDQSGAHQQQSQQGFGRQGQSFYNSRGMSRGGPRNARGMVNGYRGSSNGFRGGYDGYRPPFANTPNSGYGQTQFNTPRDYSNGNYQRDGYQQNYKRGTGQGSRGVSRGSTQAMRS; encoded by the exons atGCCCTCTGCAATGAACGCAAGCAGGTCAGTGCAGAATGCCAGCCCAGAGGTGGGATCCGCTCCAGGGTCAATGGGCAGCTCTGCACCTGGACAGTCTGAGGTTTTAAAACAAGTGTTAGGAGTCATTGATAAGAAAGTCCGCAACATGGAAAAGAAAAAG AGCAAACTGGATGACTATCAAGTCAGGAAGGACAAGGGAGAgggcctgaaccaggaccagctg GAAGCACTCGCTAAATATCAAGAAATCCAAAATAACCTGGAATTTGCCAGAGAATTGCAGAAGATGTTTATTCAATTGGGACAAGAT ATTCAGAAGGCGGTGAAGAAGACTGCACGGCGGGAGCAGCTACAGCGTGAGGAGGCCGAGCAGAGACGGCTCAAGACCATTCTGGAGCTGCAGTTCCTTTTGGACCGACTCGGTGATGACACTGTTCGGCAGGACCTCAAACAGGGAGTGGGGGGTTCACCACTGCTTACAGACGCAGACCTCACAGCTCTGGATGAGTTTTACAAGTTGGTGGGGCCAGACCGAGACCAAAATGTCAG GTTGGTTGACCAGTATGAGGAAGCATCTGTGCACCTCTGGGACCTGCTGGAAGGACGGGATAAAGCTGTGGTTGGCACAACAT ACAAGGCACTGAAGGAGACTTTAGACCAGGTTCTGCTGAGTGGATACTTTGACAGAGTTCCATCTCATCAAAATGGAGTTtgtgaagaggaagaagaggaagagccCATCGCAGCTGCAGCAGTCGCTGAATTGTCAGAAGCAGAAGAGCAGGCTGTCGATCCAG AAGCTGAAATAATCGAAGAGTTTACGGAGCCAGTCGCAGTTGAAACAACAGAG ttTGTAAACAGACAGTTCATTCCAGACTCCACATACAGCAGCAGTGACAAAGAGCAGGGGGATGAGTGGACCACAGATTCAGAG ACGGTCAGTGTGCTGCAGCAGCAGCCTGTTGTGCAGTCTGCTGCCCCTCCTGTTTCTCTGGAGACCCACCCCCTGAGTTTAGCGCCTCCTGCCCTACAAAGTGACCCCATGGTCCGAAAGCAGGTAGTCCAGGACCTCATGGCACAAATGCAGGGAACATACAACTTCATGCAA GACTCCATGTTGGAGTTTGACGGACAGCCCATTGACCCCGCAATTGTTTCAGCCCAGCCAATGAAATCTGCTCAAAATGTGGACATACCACAAATGGTTTGTCCTCCAG TTCATACAGAGTCTCGATTAACGCCAAATACAATTCCTGTTCAGCCTGAGCCCTCGCAA GTTCCTATTGTTTCTCCTACGCCACCCCCCATGTACCAGACATCACGCACACCAGATCCCCACCCCTCAGCAGAATCGATTGAAATCCAG AACTCCATGTCGTTGTCTTCGGACCAGCCTCCCTCCTCCACAGCACTACCCCCCGCCTCTCAAACACAGGTTTTTCAGCCCGTCTCCAAAGCGCCCCACAGCGGAGGAATTAATGTCAACGCAGCACCATTCCAGTCAATGCAGACA GTGTTTAACCTCAACGCCCCCGTCCCTCCTGCTAACGAGACAGAAGCATTAAACCAGGCCAACCAGTACCAAAACTCCTACAACCAGTCCTTTAATAGCCAGTCCCAGCATCCTGTGGAGCAGACAGAGATGCCGGCCGATCAACTGCAGTCTG TAGTTGGTGCGTTCCAGGACCAATCAGGAGCTCACCAGCAGCAGTCGCAGCAGGGTTTTGGGAGACAGGGTCAGTCTTTCTATAACAGCAGAGGCATGTCCCGCGGAGGTCCACGCAACGCTAGAGGCATGGTCAATGGCTACAGGGGCTCGTCAAATGGCTTCAGAG GTGGCTATGATGGGTATCGTCCTCCTTTCGCCAACACTCCAAACTCTGGCTATGGACAAACCCAGTTCAACACACCACGGGACTACTCAAATGGAAACTACCAGAGG gaTGGGTACCAACAGAACTACAAGCGCGGTACTGGACAGGGATCCAGAGGTGTTTCGAGAGGCAGCACTCAGGCGATGCGCTCCTGA
- the caprin1b gene encoding caprin-1b isoform X3, with product MPSAMNASRSVQNASPEVGSAPGSMGSSAPGQSEVLKQVLGVIDKKVRNMEKKKSKLDDYQVRKDKGEGLNQDQLEALAKYQEIQNNLEFARELQKMFIQLGQDIQKAVKKTARREQLQREEAEQRRLKTILELQFLLDRLGDDTVRQDLKQGVGGSPLLTDADLTALDEFYKLVGPDRDQNVRLVDQYEEASVHLWDLLEGRDKAVVGTTYKALKETLDQVLLSGYFDRVPSHQNGVCEEEEEEEPIAAAAVAELSEAEEQAVDPEAEIIEEFTEPVAVETTEFVNRQFIPDSTYSSSDKEQGDEWTTDSETVSVLQQQPVVQSAAPPVSLETHPLSLAPPALQSDPMVRKQVVQDLMAQMQGTYNFMQDSMLEFDGQPIDPAIVSAQPMKSAQNVDIPQMVCPPVHTESRLTPNTIPVQPEPSQTSRTPDPHPSAESIEIQNSMSLSSDQPPSSTALPPASQTQVFQPVSKAPHSGGINVNAAPFQSMQTVFNLNAPVPPANETEALNQANQYQNSYNQSFNSQSQHPVEQTEMPADQLQSVVGAFQDQSGAHQQQSQQGFGRQGQSFYNSRGMSRGGPRNARGMVNGYRGSSNGFRGGYDGYRPPFANTPNSGYGQTQFNTPRDYSNGNYQRDGYQQNYKRGTGQGSRGVSRGSTQAMRS from the exons atGCCCTCTGCAATGAACGCAAGCAGGTCAGTGCAGAATGCCAGCCCAGAGGTGGGATCCGCTCCAGGGTCAATGGGCAGCTCTGCACCTGGACAGTCTGAGGTTTTAAAACAAGTGTTAGGAGTCATTGATAAGAAAGTCCGCAACATGGAAAAGAAAAAG AGCAAACTGGATGACTATCAAGTCAGGAAGGACAAGGGAGAgggcctgaaccaggaccagctg GAAGCACTCGCTAAATATCAAGAAATCCAAAATAACCTGGAATTTGCCAGAGAATTGCAGAAGATGTTTATTCAATTGGGACAAGAT ATTCAGAAGGCGGTGAAGAAGACTGCACGGCGGGAGCAGCTACAGCGTGAGGAGGCCGAGCAGAGACGGCTCAAGACCATTCTGGAGCTGCAGTTCCTTTTGGACCGACTCGGTGATGACACTGTTCGGCAGGACCTCAAACAGGGAGTGGGGGGTTCACCACTGCTTACAGACGCAGACCTCACAGCTCTGGATGAGTTTTACAAGTTGGTGGGGCCAGACCGAGACCAAAATGTCAG GTTGGTTGACCAGTATGAGGAAGCATCTGTGCACCTCTGGGACCTGCTGGAAGGACGGGATAAAGCTGTGGTTGGCACAACAT ACAAGGCACTGAAGGAGACTTTAGACCAGGTTCTGCTGAGTGGATACTTTGACAGAGTTCCATCTCATCAAAATGGAGTTtgtgaagaggaagaagaggaagagccCATCGCAGCTGCAGCAGTCGCTGAATTGTCAGAAGCAGAAGAGCAGGCTGTCGATCCAG AAGCTGAAATAATCGAAGAGTTTACGGAGCCAGTCGCAGTTGAAACAACAGAG ttTGTAAACAGACAGTTCATTCCAGACTCCACATACAGCAGCAGTGACAAAGAGCAGGGGGATGAGTGGACCACAGATTCAGAG ACGGTCAGTGTGCTGCAGCAGCAGCCTGTTGTGCAGTCTGCTGCCCCTCCTGTTTCTCTGGAGACCCACCCCCTGAGTTTAGCGCCTCCTGCCCTACAAAGTGACCCCATGGTCCGAAAGCAGGTAGTCCAGGACCTCATGGCACAAATGCAGGGAACATACAACTTCATGCAA GACTCCATGTTGGAGTTTGACGGACAGCCCATTGACCCCGCAATTGTTTCAGCCCAGCCAATGAAATCTGCTCAAAATGTGGACATACCACAAATGGTTTGTCCTCCAG TTCATACAGAGTCTCGATTAACGCCAAATACAATTCCTGTTCAGCCTGAGCCCTCGCAA ACATCACGCACACCAGATCCCCACCCCTCAGCAGAATCGATTGAAATCCAG AACTCCATGTCGTTGTCTTCGGACCAGCCTCCCTCCTCCACAGCACTACCCCCCGCCTCTCAAACACAGGTTTTTCAGCCCGTCTCCAAAGCGCCCCACAGCGGAGGAATTAATGTCAACGCAGCACCATTCCAGTCAATGCAGACA GTGTTTAACCTCAACGCCCCCGTCCCTCCTGCTAACGAGACAGAAGCATTAAACCAGGCCAACCAGTACCAAAACTCCTACAACCAGTCCTTTAATAGCCAGTCCCAGCATCCTGTGGAGCAGACAGAGATGCCGGCCGATCAACTGCAGTCTG TAGTTGGTGCGTTCCAGGACCAATCAGGAGCTCACCAGCAGCAGTCGCAGCAGGGTTTTGGGAGACAGGGTCAGTCTTTCTATAACAGCAGAGGCATGTCCCGCGGAGGTCCACGCAACGCTAGAGGCATGGTCAATGGCTACAGGGGCTCGTCAAATGGCTTCAGAG GTGGCTATGATGGGTATCGTCCTCCTTTCGCCAACACTCCAAACTCTGGCTATGGACAAACCCAGTTCAACACACCACGGGACTACTCAAATGGAAACTACCAGAGG gaTGGGTACCAACAGAACTACAAGCGCGGTACTGGACAGGGATCCAGAGGTGTTTCGAGAGGCAGCACTCAGGCGATGCGCTCCTGA